From Sparus aurata chromosome 9, fSpaAur1.1, whole genome shotgun sequence, a single genomic window includes:
- the itprid2 gene encoding protein ITPRID2 isoform X3: MNSTGSGKSSTVSSVSELLDLYEEDPEEILFNLGFGREEPDLASRVPSRFINNASSARGIDIKVYLGAQLQRMELENPNYALTSRFRQIEVLTTVANEFFQLYSQVSGQPVQCFSSRDQGGEGGEGGGKESPPSLKRNNSARNVAKLLKKTISRHNLHAASSESTEAHTPNTQHTQMNGQTPSNHTNTNGHAHTAQEQDGCRTDPDHQVETVNQKHNRKKDSCSLATVTEETNGDGETDDSPEQSSTRPTANGEHQPESQRTDDGTQAVTEVQEEKNLTSTPEKAPPNLAPLQLAQLRTETTDSFDMEEIQSNEDESLPNRSSRTTDLLRTVSQQSDSSGFAEEPSADSNSYLKVQESSDSCDSETTVTSHPSQDVATPLAVDQPAFVLPDGTEEEAECNGASEADGSSSSRVEDEHYGSSEQVPQYSAHQLPRQPMETQQDEAKDEDHVDNEDRTESEPETEQGITCAAEQEPQPELEHTEKQLASKQEPQHSQNKTETATDTKTPTEELDAVDRAQGEHAFLDDSGSSCPSVPSSPVLSALERAKRHQLSRAGWQGDPQSVEESQIQGRGQGRGRGRGGIPLQRSSSLPSSLLSPSRVVSSVRIQFGRGQASCTEPRYSFRYTQESEGDKEEKEEGVDGQTNCLSTLIINPASSSDSINQPRHTREAVVPPKPIPRYLMRSSYSLQSSSPPPDWSPGGHAQSWSTQSVPDLSVSQQQPGQFQQNVNTNQNQQSWYPGQMMFPNANPAAQYLNPSPNPSPSLNPSPYLFSPSPSPQYPSPLQPYTSLPNLHHQHNPTLVHHSSLTSLHQPTTPTIPQHGSHLNLHQPSPSTDHHYTSLGNLQGVNPLYSHHSPYHTTPHSSQFASPYLGFHGYHMNPHLVFPHPVTQCPPLAPEHGLHPGLAPSATGFLPGLASTLCPGHGLHPGLTPPAPSSTEMQLRKVLHDIRGTVQSLSQTPDPFNEHRAALPSHQSLGEFQQKRRSLNMFRSQMMDLELSIIRQQALVYKHLSPADRLELEQLQSLRSAVREELQELEQQLEDKLMELTHHTQCRGLHSESSIDSLSTVSALRAMDPVSDLLREQHFLQSEISYDGQAASTNPSSRSSSPVRGEREEREQRGGTYRASINITPAPPPRPNTHTEEEVEEKDGDGDRGGGREGGGRELSDVEGAAAGGVRAENLQQLIREIRESIAQEVRREIYSELLATMSPRQSPLPARQRPL, translated from the exons aTGAACTCTACAGGATCAGGGAAGAGCAGCACTGTGTCTAG tgtctCAGAGTTGCTGGATCTGTACGAGGAGGACCCTGAGGAAATCCTTTTCAATCTTGGGTTTGGTCGAGAAGAGCCCGACCTTGCCTCGAGGGTTCCATCTAGGTTCATCAACAACGCTTCCTCTGCCCGAGGCATCGACATCAAG GTCTACCTGGGAGCTCAGCTGCAGCGCATGGAACTGGAGAACCCCAACTATGCTCTGACCA GTCGTTTCCGTCAGATTGAGGTCTTGACTACAGTAGCTAACGAGTTCTTCCAGCTCTACAGTCAAGTTTCTGGTCAGCCTGTTCAGTGCTTCAGCTCCAGGGACCAAG gaggggaaggaggagaaggtgggGGTAAAGAGTCGCCTCCTTCTCTGAAGAGGAACAACTCGGCTCGTAATGTTGCCAAACTCCTCAAGAAAACCATCAGCAGACACAACctgcatgcagcttcctctgagtcaactgaagcacacacacctaacacacaacacacacagatgaatggGCAAACCCCCTCtaatcacacaaacaccaacGGTCATGCACACACGGCGCAAGAGCAGGACGGTTGTAGGACTGACCCTGACCACCAGGTGGAGACAGTCAACCAGAAACACAACCGCAAAAAAGACAGCTGCTCCCTGGCAACAGTAACGGAGGAAACCAACGGGGATGGAGAGACAGACGACAG CCCTGAGCAGAGCAGCACCAGACCAACGGCTAATGGAGAGCATCAACCAGAGTCACAGAGGACAGATGATGGAACCCAGGCGGTCACTgaggtgcaggaggagaagaacctgacctcaaccccagAGAAAGCTCCTCCCAACCTGGCTCCACTGCAGCTGGCCCAGCTTCGCACAGAGACCACAGACTCTTTCGACATGGAGGAG ATTCAGAGTAACGAAGATGAATCTCTGCCAAACAGATCTTCCAGAACCACTG ACCTGTTGAGGACAGTCAGTCAGCAATCAGACAGCAGTGGATTTGCTGAGGAGCCCTCTGCCGACTCCAACAGCTACCTGAag GTGCAGGAGAGCAGTGATAGCTGCGACAGCGAgaccactgtgacatcacaccctTCACAAGATGTGGCCACGCCCCTTGCAGTGGACCAACCAGCATTTGTGCTTCCAGatggcacagaggaagaagcGGAATGCAATGGAGCttctgaggctgatgggagtaGTAGTTCCAGGGTAGAAGATGAGCATTATGGAAGCTCAGAGCAGGTTCCACAATATTCAGCTCATCAGCTCCCCAGACAACCAATGGAAACGCAGCAGGATGAGGCCAAGGACGAGGACCATGTTGATAATGAGGACCGGACCGAGTCTGAACCAGAAACGGAACAGGGGATTACGTGTGCTGCAGAACAAGAACCACAACCAGAGTTAGAACACACCGAGAAGCAGCTTGCTTCGAAACAAGAACCACAACACTCTCAAAACAAGACTGAAACTGCCACGGACACAAAAACCCCAACAGAGGAACTAGATGCTGTGGACAGGGCCCAAGGAGAGCATGCATTCTTGGATGATTCTGGTTCATCCTGTCCCTCTGTTCCATCCTCTCCGGTTCTCAGCGCTCTTGAACGAGCCAAACGGCACCAGCTGAGTCGGGCAGGGTGGCAGGGTGACCCCCAGTCAGTTGAGGAATCCCAAATCCAAGGGAGAGGACAAGGAAGAGGGCGGGGACGAGGTGGTATTCCCCTACAGAGGTCCTCCTCCCTGCCCTCCTCGCTCCTGTCGCCCTCAAGGGTTGTGTCCTCTGTAAGGATCCAGTTTGGACGAGGCCAGGCATCCTGCACTGAGCCCAGGTATTCCTTTAGATACACCCAGGAGTCCGAAGGGGacaaggaagagaaagaggagggtgTGGACGGACAAACAAACTGTCTGTCTACTCTGATCATAAACCCTGCCTCTTCATCTGACTCTATTAACCAACCAAGGCATACCAGAGAAGCTGTAGTACCACCCAAACCCATCCCACGATACCTGATGCGATCATCCTATTCCCTGCAAAGCTCTAGCCCTCCTCCTGATTGGTCACCAGGAGGCCATGCTCAATCGTGGAGCACCCAGAGCGTCCCTGATCTCTCcgtcagtcagcagcagccaggCCAGTTCCAACAGAACGTGAACACCAACCAAAACCAGCAAAGTTGGTATCCAGGGCAGATGATGTTCCCTAATGCTAACCCTGCTGCCCAGTACTTAAACCCAAGCCCCAATCCTAGTCCTAGCCTTAATCCCAGCCCTTACCTTTTCTCTCCAAGCCCTTCTCCACAGTACCCCTCCCCTCTCCAGCCATATACCAGCCTCCCTAACCTCCATCACCAGCACAATCCCACCTTGGTTCACCATTCTAGTCTCACGAGTCTCCACCAGCCTACAACCCCCACAATCCCCCAGCATGGCAGCCACTTAAACTTGCACCAGCCATCACCTTCCACTGATCATCACTATACCAGTCTGGGAAACCTCCAGGGCGTCAATCCTCTATACAGTCATCACTCGCCTTACCACACCACACCTCACAGCTCGCAGTTTGCCTCACCCTACCTCGGTTTCCATGGGTACCATATGAATCCACACTTGGTCTTCCCCCACCCCGTCACCCAGTGTCCGCCGTTGGCTCCAGAACACGGCCTCCACCCTGGGCTCGCTCCTTCTGCTACAGGCTTCCTTCCAGGCTTGGCCTCAACTCTCTGCCCGGGTCACGGCCTCCACCCGGGGCTCACTCCTCCTGCTCCATCCAGCACTGAGATGCAGCTGAGGAAAGTTCTGCATGACATCAGAGGAACCGTTCAGAGTCTTAGCCAG ACTCCGGACCCGTTCAATGAGCACAGAGCAGCCCTGCCCAGCCACCAG TCTTTGGGAGAGTTTCAGCAGAAGAGGCGGAGTCTGAACATGTTCCGCAGTCAGATGATGGACCTggagctgtcaatcatccgaCAGCAGGCTCTAGTCTACAAACACCTGAGCCCTGCTGACAG gctggAGTTGGAGCAGCTTCAGTCCCTGAGGTCAGCGgtcagagaggagctgcaggagctggaaCAACAGCTGGAGGACAAACTGATGGAGCTCACACATCACACTCAGTGCAGG GGTCTCCATAGCGAAAGCAGTATTGACAGTCTGTCCACTGTCTCTGCACTGAGAGCCATGGATCcg GTGTCAGACCTCCTCAGAGAACAGCACTTCCTGCAGTCTGAGATCAGCTACGATGGTCAAGCGGCCTCCACCAACCCCTCCTCCCGATCTTCCAGTCCAGTccgaggagaaagagaggaacgCGAGCAGAGAGGAGGCACGTATAGAGCATCAATTAACATAACCCCGGCACCACCACCTCGACCGAACACACAtactgaggaggaggtggaggagaaggacgGAGAtggggacagaggaggaggaagagaaggaggaggacgagaACTTTCAGACGtggagggagcagcagcaggaggagtcAGAGCGGAGAACCTGCAGCAGCTCATCAGAGAG ATACGAGAGAGCATAGCGCAGGAGGTCCGACGGGAGATCTACAGCGAGCTACTGGCTACCATGTCGCCACGGCAATCACCGCTGCCCGCAAGGCAACGCCCCCTGTAG